Proteins from a genomic interval of Oscillatoria salina IIICB1:
- a CDS encoding Uma2 family endonuclease — MNNIALTIPENVQLTDEQFYQICQANRYFKLERSAKGELIIMPPTGGNTSRKNSNILLELGLWNRQNQLGIVFDSSGGFTLPNGANRSPDAAWIPLTKWNSLTAEEQEKFLPLSPDFVIELRSPNDSLISLQEKMQEYLDNGTRLGWLINRQNRQIEIYRQGKEKEILTNPSSISGEEVLPGFVLNLDLIW, encoded by the coding sequence ATGAATAATATTGCTTTAACTATCCCGGAAAATGTTCAACTTACTGACGAACAATTTTATCAAATCTGCCAAGCAAACCGCTATTTCAAATTAGAACGCAGCGCCAAGGGAGAACTAATTATTATGCCCCCGACTGGAGGAAATACTAGCAGAAAAAACTCCAATATTCTCCTGGAATTAGGACTCTGGAATCGTCAAAACCAACTGGGGATTGTTTTTGACTCTTCCGGTGGTTTTACACTTCCCAATGGTGCAAATCGTTCTCCTGATGCAGCTTGGATACCTCTTACTAAATGGAACAGTTTAACTGCTGAAGAACAAGAAAAATTCTTACCTTTATCTCCCGATTTTGTTATCGAATTACGTTCTCCCAATGACAGCTTGATAAGCTTACAAGAAAAAATGCAAGAATATCTAGATAATGGTACTCGCTTAGGGTGGCTAATTAATCGACAAAATAGACAAATTGAAATTTATCGTCAGGGAAAAGAAAAAGAAATATTAACCAATCCGAGTAGCATCTCTGGAGAAGAAGTTTTACCTGGATTTGTGCTTAATCTAGATTTGATTTGGTGA
- the pstS gene encoding phosphate ABC transporter substrate-binding protein PstS — protein MFSVKRSQKQLLLAPLLALTLGIASCGGETGEDTAATGGGEDTVVSEDVSLTGAGASFPAPLYQRWFSEYNQQHPNIQVSYQSVGSGAGVEQFIQGTVDFGASDVAMSDEEIAQVERGVLLLPMTAGSIVMAYNLDGVEQLNLPREVYVDILLGNITNWNDPAIQEANPDAELPDQAITVVYRSDGSGTTGVFTKHLSDISPEWEEQVGSGKTVEWPTGIGAKGNEGVTAQVLQTEGAVGYVEYGYAKQQEELKVAKLENASGNFIEPSPETAANTLSAVELPENFRAFITDPEGENSYPIVTYTWILAYQNYDDPTKVQALKDVLEFGLNEGQTYAEELGYVPLPENVVQKVQEAIDRINAS, from the coding sequence ATGTTTTCTGTAAAACGTTCCCAAAAACAACTCTTACTTGCGCCCTTGCTAGCGTTAACTCTCGGTATTGCTTCCTGTGGTGGTGAAACTGGAGAAGATACAGCAGCCACAGGTGGAGGAGAAGATACAGTAGTTAGTGAAGACGTTTCCCTAACTGGTGCTGGTGCTAGCTTTCCCGCCCCTCTTTATCAACGTTGGTTTTCTGAGTACAATCAACAACATCCCAACATTCAAGTTTCTTATCAGTCAGTTGGTAGCGGTGCTGGTGTCGAACAGTTTATCCAAGGAACCGTTGATTTCGGTGCTAGCGATGTAGCAATGTCGGACGAAGAAATCGCTCAAGTAGAAAGAGGTGTGCTGCTCCTGCCGATGACCGCAGGTAGTATTGTGATGGCGTACAACCTTGACGGTGTCGAACAACTGAATTTACCACGGGAAGTTTACGTTGATATTCTCCTCGGAAATATTACTAACTGGAACGATCCCGCAATCCAAGAAGCAAACCCCGATGCTGAGTTACCAGATCAAGCAATCACCGTTGTCTATCGTTCCGACGGTAGCGGTACTACAGGAGTATTCACCAAACACTTAAGTGATATTAGCCCAGAATGGGAAGAACAAGTTGGTTCTGGTAAAACTGTAGAGTGGCCCACGGGGATTGGTGCGAAAGGAAACGAAGGTGTTACCGCGCAAGTTCTGCAAACTGAAGGTGCAGTTGGTTATGTAGAGTACGGATATGCGAAACAGCAAGAAGAATTGAAAGTTGCTAAGCTGGAAAACGCTTCCGGTAATTTCATCGAACCTTCTCCGGAAACTGCGGCTAATACACTTTCGGCAGTAGAATTACCAGAAAACTTTCGTGCTTTTATTACCGATCCAGAGGGAGAGAACTCTTATCCCATCGTTACTTATACTTGGATTCTCGCTTATCAGAACTACGACGATCCGACAAAAGTACAAGCCCTCAAGGATGTTCTCGAATTTGGTTTAAACGAAGGGCAAACCTATGCTGAGGAGTTGGGATACGTTCCTCTCCCGGAAAATGTAGTACAGAAAGTTCAAGAAGCGATCGATCGAATTAACGCATCCTAA
- the uvsE gene encoding UV DNA damage repair endonuclease UvsE has product MSNNNQQKKFQSQPHLGLVCITASKQVRYRTITRKRLLQMTPKEQAERLLGLYRENLERLNLAIDFCLANSINLYRMTSGLFPFADTEIGAEVLNQFADKLQVTGSRATENNLRLVLHPDQFVVLSSDRQQVIENSIKILTMHARIMDLLGQPRSPWALLNIHGGKSDRAEKLIETIRSLPDPIRLRLTLENDEYAYSSEDILAVCRQAGIPMVFDAHHHVINQKLDSYEHESVGEMLAAAQTTWTNREHQLVHISNGKESFGDPRHSDLITNMPSSYRDVPWIEVEAKLKEEAIFKLRQEWLPKLSIKSWLQFN; this is encoded by the coding sequence ATGAGCAATAACAATCAGCAAAAAAAATTCCAATCACAACCCCATCTCGGATTAGTCTGTATCACAGCTTCCAAACAAGTCCGTTATCGAACAATTACCCGCAAGCGACTGCTACAAATGACCCCAAAAGAACAAGCAGAACGTTTGCTGGGGCTGTATAGAGAAAATTTAGAAAGATTGAATCTAGCGATCGATTTTTGTCTGGCTAATTCGATTAATTTATATCGCATGACTTCGGGATTATTTCCCTTCGCAGATACAGAAATAGGTGCAGAAGTGTTGAATCAATTTGCAGATAAATTGCAAGTAACAGGATCTCGCGCTACAGAAAATAATCTGCGTTTAGTATTACATCCAGATCAATTTGTAGTCTTAAGTTCAGACCGCCAGCAAGTAATCGAAAATAGTATTAAAATTCTGACTATGCACGCTCGAATTATGGATTTATTGGGACAGCCGAGAAGTCCTTGGGCGTTACTAAATATTCACGGTGGTAAAAGCGATCGCGCGGAGAAATTAATCGAAACTATTCGTTCTTTACCCGATCCTATTCGCTTACGATTAACGTTAGAAAATGACGAATATGCTTACAGTTCTGAGGATATTTTAGCAGTTTGTCGGCAAGCAGGAATACCGATGGTATTTGATGCCCACCATCATGTAATTAACCAAAAATTAGACAGTTATGAACATGAAAGTGTCGGGGAAATGTTAGCCGCAGCCCAAACAACTTGGACGAATCGCGAACATCAATTAGTACATATTTCTAATGGTAAAGAATCCTTTGGAGATCCGCGCCATAGCGATCTAATTACTAATATGCCCAGTAGCTATCGAGATGTACCTTGGATTGAAGTGGAAGCCAAGTTAAAAGAAGAAGCAATCTTTAAATTGCGCCAAGAATGGCTACCGAAATTATCAATCAAGAGTTGGTTACAGTTTAACTAG
- the rfaE2 gene encoding D-glycero-beta-D-manno-heptose 1-phosphate adenylyltransferase — MSSNTNNLSELRESYPESKKLVSDRSTLTQIVQQHRQLGQQIVFTNGCFDILHPGHVIYLAQAKGLGDILIVGVNSDPSIKQLKGFQRPINSLCDRLQVLAALASVDYVVPFEESTPSELLKIVCPDIYVKGGDYTRETLPETPVVEELGGIIKILPFVGSNSTTKIIEKIRNLESSS, encoded by the coding sequence ATGTCGTCCAATACTAATAATTTATCAGAGTTGCGGGAATCTTATCCAGAGAGTAAAAAGCTAGTTAGCGATCGCTCAACCTTAACCCAAATTGTACAACAACATCGCCAACTCGGACAGCAAATTGTCTTTACCAATGGCTGTTTTGATATTTTACACCCCGGTCATGTCATTTATCTGGCTCAAGCTAAAGGTTTGGGAGATATTTTAATTGTGGGAGTAAATTCTGATCCCAGCATCAAGCAGTTGAAAGGATTTCAACGTCCTATAAATAGTTTATGCGATCGCCTGCAAGTTCTCGCTGCTTTAGCCAGTGTAGATTATGTGGTTCCCTTTGAGGAATCTACACCGAGTGAATTGCTCAAAATTGTTTGTCCTGATATCTATGTTAAAGGCGGCGACTACACGCGAGAAACCTTACCCGAAACGCCTGTAGTAGAAGAATTAGGCGGTATCATTAAAATTTTACCTTTTGTTGGCTCTAATTCTACTACGAAAATTATTGAAAAAATTCGTAATTTAGAATCGTCTAGTTAA
- a CDS encoding DUF3153 domain-containing protein, with amino-acid sequence MQSQTKKNPLLFILPLVLCLVTLLTGCVNYDLGVNFNGSHQGTITQRIKLGEQLTSFSLADSQQWLNSVEQRAQQLGGKARQLSQQEVVVSIPFNNVEELETKFNDFFNPENNQKYNSARTKALDLVKLNAVMQANSNNLLLFQRNHLRLTIDLRALGVIAEKGNVVISPDTLVEIDFRLRSSGKIRTISTANNGIVPEVTRQGNELVWQLQPGQINYIEAVFWLPDYLGLGTVAIMLLILFGFRIKYKHFPWQTAPV; translated from the coding sequence ATGCAATCCCAGACTAAAAAAAATCCTCTTTTGTTTATCTTACCCCTAGTCTTGTGTTTAGTAACTTTGCTTACAGGTTGCGTTAACTATGACTTAGGAGTTAACTTTAATGGTTCCCATCAAGGGACAATTACCCAGCGAATTAAACTAGGAGAACAACTCACCAGTTTCAGCCTCGCTGATTCACAACAATGGTTAAATAGTGTAGAACAACGAGCGCAGCAACTTGGCGGCAAAGCCAGGCAACTTTCCCAACAAGAAGTTGTGGTTTCAATTCCTTTTAATAATGTTGAAGAACTAGAAACTAAATTTAACGACTTCTTCAACCCTGAAAATAACCAAAAATACAATTCTGCCCGCACCAAAGCATTAGATTTAGTTAAACTTAATGCTGTAATGCAAGCCAATTCTAATAATCTTCTTCTCTTTCAGCGTAACCATTTGCGCTTGACTATTGACTTACGCGCCCTTGGCGTTATTGCCGAAAAAGGTAACGTTGTTATTAGTCCAGATACACTGGTAGAAATTGACTTTCGCCTCCGTTCTTCGGGGAAAATACGCACAATTTCAACCGCAAATAACGGTATTGTCCCTGAAGTAACGCGACAAGGAAATGAATTAGTTTGGCAACTGCAACCAGGTCAAATTAATTACATTGAAGCTGTCTTTTGGTTGCCCGATTATCTCGGTCTTGGTACGGTTGCGATTATGCTTTTAATCTTGTTTGGTTTTCGCATTAAATACAAACATTTTCCTTGGCAAACTGCACCAGTTTAA
- a CDS encoding PCP reductase family protein: MRDYLNENLRWTPEAKAKLKSIPFFVRSQARQRIEQIARAANLDVVTVEIVEKARVEYGQ, from the coding sequence ATGCGAGACTACTTAAACGAAAACCTACGCTGGACACCAGAAGCCAAAGCAAAACTCAAAAGCATACCATTTTTCGTGCGTTCCCAAGCCCGTCAACGTATCGAACAAATTGCTCGCGCAGCCAACCTAGACGTAGTAACAGTAGAAATAGTAGAAAAAGCCCGTGTGGAATACGGACAATAA
- a CDS encoding outer membrane protein assembly factor BamD → MVSDTKEQFQSEYQAGKIAFEGGNYRQSVQHLEVADKLINPQSRLGGEARMWLITAYQAAGKESDAIALAQKLCTHPHAEIRKQAKHLLYIIKAPQLKRPPEWMTEIPDLGSVSESDRQQKRGSGVNKLKSTSKPTQSETLDLSQVNTKDNKFIWIALLAALLTLGGLFWFS, encoded by the coding sequence GTGGTTTCAGATACGAAAGAACAATTTCAAAGCGAGTATCAGGCGGGAAAAATAGCTTTCGAGGGAGGTAATTACCGCCAAAGCGTGCAACACTTAGAAGTAGCAGATAAATTGATTAATCCTCAATCTCGGCTGGGGGGAGAAGCGCGAATGTGGCTAATTACAGCTTATCAAGCGGCGGGAAAAGAATCAGACGCGATCGCGCTAGCGCAAAAACTCTGTACCCATCCTCATGCAGAAATTCGCAAACAAGCCAAACATCTCCTCTACATTATTAAAGCACCTCAACTAAAAAGACCCCCAGAATGGATGACGGAAATTCCCGATTTGGGTAGCGTCTCCGAAAGCGATCGCCAACAAAAACGCGGTAGTGGCGTGAATAAGCTTAAGTCTACCTCAAAACCAACCCAGTCAGAAACTCTAGATTTATCTCAAGTCAACACTAAAGATAATAAATTTATCTGGATTGCCTTATTAGCTGCTTTACTTACTCTCGGCGGTTTATTCTGGTTTAGTTAG
- a CDS encoding protein kinase domain-containing protein: MLKTTLRGRYAIIKQLGSGGFGETYLAEDRDFPGNPRCVVKRLQPQSSDPALLKVAKRLFNTEAIVLAKLGKHPQIPQLLAHFQENQEFYLVQEFLEGEDLGKEFASGKRWDEGRAIAFLTHTLPILDFIHQENVIHRDIKPENIIRQAADGKLFLIDFGAVKEITTLAVNQQGQTNFTIAIGTSGYMPNEQQGGKPRFNSDLYALGMVAIQGLTQVHPKSLPENPQTGDVVWRNHVQVSDNLAAILTRMVRSHFSYRYQTAAEVLADLQHFPNTTAPLVPNSTTGARSTAPTVPLPTPNQTQSRSKPRNQLKLTPILLILFIAGAGYTISQLFSRPEVSEIPQPTTSPSIPFPVPENDSNPTPVPENDSNPIPVPENDSNPIPVPENDSNPIPVPENDSSPRSESDRATEFYQQGESYRKGDRHRDAIAAYDRAIEINPNYAEAWAGKCYSHNTLTRFSQALEACNEALEINPENAQAWTSQAFTFNATRQYNQAIVAANRAIRYQANNAQAYVNRGVAQRRLERYEDALESYNRAIEIEPNYAEAWHNRGYVLEELKRYEEALNSYEKAVELEPNLQQAIENRNYLRRILQ, translated from the coding sequence ATGCTCAAAACAACACTGCGAGGACGCTATGCAATAATTAAACAACTAGGAAGTGGTGGTTTTGGTGAAACTTATCTGGCTGAAGATCGCGACTTTCCAGGAAACCCTCGCTGTGTTGTCAAACGACTGCAACCACAATCAAGCGATCCGGCGTTGTTAAAAGTCGCGAAACGTTTATTTAATACCGAAGCAATTGTTTTAGCTAAATTAGGTAAACATCCTCAAATTCCTCAATTACTAGCGCATTTTCAGGAAAACCAAGAGTTTTATTTAGTGCAAGAATTTCTCGAAGGAGAAGATTTAGGTAAGGAATTTGCTTCGGGAAAACGTTGGGATGAAGGGCGCGCGATCGCGTTTTTAACCCATACTTTACCTATCCTTGATTTTATCCATCAAGAAAATGTTATTCACCGCGATATTAAGCCGGAAAATATTATTAGACAGGCGGCTGATGGCAAATTATTTTTAATTGATTTTGGCGCAGTTAAGGAAATTACTACTTTAGCAGTTAACCAACAAGGACAAACTAATTTTACAATTGCAATTGGTACTTCTGGCTATATGCCTAACGAACAACAAGGCGGAAAACCTAGGTTTAATAGCGATCTTTATGCTTTGGGAATGGTAGCCATTCAAGGATTAACTCAAGTACATCCGAAAAGTTTACCAGAAAATCCGCAAACAGGTGATGTAGTTTGGCGCAATCATGTCCAAGTTAGCGATAATTTAGCGGCAATTTTAACGAGAATGGTGCGATCGCATTTCTCTTATCGTTACCAAACGGCGGCTGAGGTACTTGCCGATTTGCAGCATTTCCCTAATACTACTGCGCCACTAGTACCAAATTCTACCACGGGAGCCAGATCTACTGCGCCTACAGTTCCACTACCAACTCCTAATCAAACCCAATCTCGCTCAAAGCCGCGAAATCAGCTAAAATTAACGCCAATCTTACTTATTCTTTTTATAGCTGGCGCAGGCTACACTATTTCTCAGTTATTTTCTCGTCCCGAAGTCAGCGAGATTCCCCAACCGACAACTTCTCCTTCAATTCCTTTCCCAGTACCAGAAAACGATTCTAACCCGACACCAGTACCAGAAAACGATTCTAACCCCATACCAGTACCAGAAAACGATTCTAACCCCATACCAGTACCAGAAAACGATTCTAACCCCATACCAGTACCAGAAAACGATTCTAGCCCCAGATCGGAAAGCGATCGCGCTACCGAATTTTATCAACAAGGGGAGAGTTACCGCAAAGGCGATCGTCATCGAGACGCGATCGCCGCTTACGATCGCGCGATCGAAATTAATCCTAATTACGCCGAAGCTTGGGCAGGAAAATGCTATTCTCATAACACATTAACTCGATTTAGTCAAGCCTTAGAAGCTTGTAATGAAGCTTTAGAAATTAACCCAGAAAACGCCCAAGCTTGGACAAGCCAAGCCTTTACCTTTAACGCCACCAGACAATATAATCAAGCAATTGTTGCCGCCAATCGAGCCATTCGTTACCAAGCAAATAACGCCCAAGCTTATGTTAATCGAGGCGTCGCCCAAAGAAGATTAGAACGCTACGAAGACGCTTTAGAATCTTACAATCGAGCCATTGAGATCGAGCCAAACTACGCAGAAGCATGGCATAATCGCGGCTACGTTTTAGAAGAATTAAAGCGCTACGAAGAAGCCCTTAATTCCTACGAAAAAGCAGTAGAACTAGAGCCAAATTTGCAACAAGCAATCGAAAATCGTAACTATTTGCGTAGAATTCTTCAATAA
- a CDS encoding iron uptake porin, whose translation MSKLRWHLLKATPVVLGASLLFTSNTLAAQKTTSSNLSEAAIAASEVTETSDFALTATTQPENDLVGLEASPSLNLETISLEASTVETTELAQVTPVPGTANTENNRELLQQINNYSNEGDASSLEQITNVNQLRDVSPSDWAYEALRNLVNNYGCIQGYPDGTYRGNRALTRYEFAAGLNACLEVLAARIRESNGGVVTPPPIDEEDLLVLRRLIQEFEAELATLGTRVDDLEARVAFLEDNQFSTTTKLSGEVIISLAGAFGEDKAFFDQNIPGQTDPPDVDDNIVLNDRVRLTLDSSFTGRDRLRVRLAAGNFTNFREPTGTEMARLGFEESSGNDVIIDRVFYSTPLSDNISFLIAAAGGDGNDAIEPINPYFESSGSGALSRFGRFNPLAYRIGGEQAAILNIKFSDSLGLDVGYFTGDGDSPAEKDGLFDGDYTALARLTLGLGDTFDIGLIYGHSFYPGEDVNLSGSTGSPLAKDPFDGAATSANRYGVEANLRLGSRISLGGWVGYIDAEAESGLREGDDAELWTWAVNLAFPDLGREGNVLGVIFGMPPKATDVDGAIDDPDTSYLLEAQYRFKVTDNILVTPGAYVIFNPNHNDNNDTIYVGVVRTTFKF comes from the coding sequence ATGTCAAAACTAAGATGGCATTTACTAAAAGCGACTCCTGTAGTTCTAGGTGCTTCTTTGTTGTTTACTAGTAATACACTAGCAGCACAAAAAACTACCTCGTCAAACTTGAGTGAAGCCGCGATCGCAGCTAGTGAAGTCACAGAAACTAGCGATTTTGCTCTCACAGCAACCACCCAGCCAGAAAACGATCTAGTTGGTTTAGAAGCTAGCCCCAGCCTGAATTTAGAAACAATTTCCCTGGAAGCAAGCACAGTAGAAACAACCGAACTAGCTCAAGTAACTCCCGTACCAGGAACGGCAAATACTGAGAATAACCGCGAACTGCTTCAGCAAATCAATAACTACAGCAACGAAGGTGATGCTAGTTCCCTCGAACAAATTACCAACGTCAATCAGTTACGCGATGTTTCTCCTAGCGATTGGGCTTACGAAGCACTGCGGAACTTAGTTAACAACTACGGCTGTATCCAAGGTTATCCCGATGGAACCTATCGCGGTAATCGCGCCTTGACTCGCTACGAATTTGCCGCAGGTTTGAATGCTTGTTTAGAGGTATTGGCTGCCAGAATTCGCGAAAGTAATGGTGGAGTTGTAACTCCTCCTCCGATTGACGAAGAAGACTTGCTCGTACTGCGACGACTGATTCAAGAATTTGAAGCTGAATTAGCAACTCTAGGAACTAGAGTAGACGACCTCGAAGCCCGTGTAGCTTTCCTCGAAGATAATCAGTTTTCGACTACAACCAAGTTAAGTGGGGAAGTAATCATCAGCTTGGCAGGTGCTTTTGGCGAAGACAAAGCCTTTTTCGATCAAAATATTCCTGGACAAACAGATCCACCAGATGTTGATGACAACATTGTCTTGAACGATCGCGTTCGTCTGACTTTGGACAGTAGTTTCACCGGACGCGATCGCCTGCGCGTTCGTTTAGCCGCAGGGAACTTTACTAACTTCAGAGAGCCTACTGGTACAGAAATGGCTCGTTTGGGCTTTGAAGAAAGTAGTGGCAACGATGTTATAATCGACCGGGTATTTTACAGCACCCCGTTAAGCGACAACATCTCTTTCTTAATTGCTGCCGCAGGTGGTGATGGAAACGATGCTATTGAACCAATCAACCCCTACTTTGAAAGTAGCGGTTCTGGAGCGTTAAGTCGCTTTGGTCGCTTCAATCCCCTCGCCTATCGTATCGGTGGCGAGCAAGCCGCAATTTTAAACATTAAATTTAGCGACTCCCTAGGTCTTGACGTTGGTTATTTTACAGGTGATGGCGACAGCCCTGCGGAAAAAGACGGACTTTTCGATGGCGACTACACTGCTCTGGCACGTTTAACTTTGGGGTTGGGCGATACTTTTGACATCGGTTTGATCTACGGTCATTCTTTCTATCCGGGAGAAGATGTTAACCTCTCTGGTAGCACTGGTAGTCCACTCGCCAAAGATCCTTTTGACGGTGCTGCTACCTCAGCTAATCGCTATGGTGTGGAAGCTAACTTGCGCCTCGGTAGCCGTATTAGCCTTGGAGGTTGGGTAGGCTACATCGATGCTGAAGCTGAATCTGGACTTCGCGAAGGCGACGATGCCGAACTTTGGACTTGGGCAGTTAACTTAGCTTTCCCGGATCTGGGTCGCGAAGGTAACGTCTTGGGTGTTATTTTTGGTATGCCACCAAAAGCCACTGATGTAGATGGCGCTATTGACGATCCCGATACCTCGTACTTACTCGAAGCTCAGTATCGCTTTAAAGTCACTGACAATATTCTGGTGACGCCAGGTGCTTACGTGATCTTCAATCCCAATCACAACGACAATAATGACACTATTTACGTCGGAGTTGTCCGTACTACCTTTAAGTTCTAA
- a CDS encoding ABC transporter ATP-binding protein produces MAKVRLEAVTRRFENVTAIEDITFEVPDGEFWVLVGPSGCGKSTIMRTIAGLESVSSGKIYLDDILVNEIPARQRDVAMVFQNYALYPHMTVAENLAFGLQMRKIDKETIAQRIEIVARSLDIAHLLNRKPKQLSGGQQQRVALGRAIARQPKVFLLDEPLSNLDAQLRDDTRAELKRLHAQVGITTIYVTHDQVEAMTLGDRLVVLERGRIQQVGRPQDVYAYPANLMVATFLGSPPMNILPVSCINDKFMVKDNILPIPEQMYKKIQPSAGEGFNLGIRPENIWARSSESGENLGKLSIEVELVEPLGRETLVRGKLPNSEVRVNFIAPASWQESPGSHVAIQLDLDKLFVFDPSSGKTVYP; encoded by the coding sequence ATGGCTAAGGTTCGTTTGGAAGCAGTTACGCGCAGGTTTGAAAATGTTACCGCGATTGAAGATATTACTTTTGAAGTCCCTGATGGCGAGTTTTGGGTGTTAGTCGGTCCGTCGGGTTGCGGGAAGTCAACGATTATGCGGACGATCGCTGGTTTGGAGTCGGTGAGTTCGGGTAAGATTTATCTTGACGATATTTTGGTTAACGAAATTCCGGCTAGACAGCGCGATGTGGCGATGGTGTTTCAAAATTATGCTTTGTATCCGCACATGACAGTGGCTGAAAATTTGGCTTTTGGCTTGCAAATGCGGAAGATAGATAAAGAGACGATCGCTCAACGTATCGAAATTGTCGCGCGATCGCTGGATATTGCCCATCTCCTCAATCGTAAACCAAAACAACTTTCTGGGGGACAACAACAACGGGTAGCATTAGGTAGGGCGATCGCGCGACAACCGAAGGTGTTTTTACTCGACGAACCTCTTTCTAATCTGGACGCGCAACTCCGTGATGATACGCGGGCAGAGTTAAAAAGATTACACGCTCAGGTCGGTATTACTACTATCTACGTTACTCACGATCAAGTGGAAGCTATGACCCTTGGCGATCGCTTAGTCGTTCTCGAACGCGGTCGCATTCAACAAGTTGGTCGTCCTCAAGATGTTTATGCTTATCCCGCAAACTTGATGGTGGCTACGTTTTTAGGTAGTCCGCCCATGAATATTTTGCCTGTATCTTGCATAAATGACAAATTTATGGTAAAAGACAATATCCTCCCTATTCCGGAGCAGATGTATAAAAAAATACAACCTAGTGCAGGAGAAGGCTTTAACTTGGGTATTCGTCCGGAAAATATTTGGGCGAGATCCTCCGAATCAGGAGAAAATCTAGGTAAACTGTCAATAGAGGTAGAACTTGTCGAGCCGCTAGGGCGCGAAACCTTAGTTAGAGGCAAATTGCCTAATTCTGAGGTAAGAGTTAATTTTATTGCTCCTGCATCATGGCAGGAAAGCCCAGGTTCTCATGTAGCTATTCAACTCGATCTTGACAAGCTATTCGTCTTCGATCCAAGTAGCGGCAAGACAGTCTATCCTTAA